Proteins encoded together in one Onychomys torridus chromosome 1, mOncTor1.1, whole genome shotgun sequence window:
- the LOC118569925 gene encoding interferon-induced protein with tetratricopeptide repeats 1-like codes for MSEESHRSLIRDSLDQLRCHFTWKLVIEDVDMPDLENRIFDIEFPDANHSMGMLNLLAYVRHLKGQDKEALQSLNEAETLIQGEQLGKRSLVTWGNCAWVHYHMGSLSEAQTYLDKVENTCKELGSAFRYSMECAEMDCEEGWALLKCGRQNYKRAMACFAKALEVEPESPEYNIGYAIVAYRMDFSDNGFSLEPLRKAVRLNPDDPYIKILLALKLQDLGKHAEARMYIEEAQAVISSQTYVFGYMAKFYRKEGFLEKALHFLAMALQAKPSSAFLHHQIGLCYKRQLFKIKEATHMQPRGQDRERADQSIRLAMMHFQKTLELKPTFEIAYVNLAEMYIETGQFGKAEDNFQKVLSMRNLDAAIQQDIHLRYGRFQQFHRRSEDKAITHYIKGLKIEVTSSYVRDKLLEALWKLAERRIRQNVRVVESISLLGFVYRLRGDMSEALRFYEKALRLTEALNPEF; via the coding sequence TGAAGAATCTCATAGAAGTCTCATACGAGATAGCCTGGATCAGCTGAGATGTCACTTTACCTGGAAGTTGGTTATAGAAGATGTGGACATGCCTGACTTGGAAAATAGAATCTTTGATATTGAGTTCCCTGACGCCAACCACAGCATGGGGATGCTCAACCTCCTGGCCTACGTGAGACACCTGAAAGGCCAGGATAAGGAAGCCCTGCAGAGCTTGAATGAAGCAGAAACCTTGATCCAAGGAGAGCAGTTGGGCAAGAGAAGCCTTGTGACCTggggcaactgtgcctgggtgcATTACCACATGGGCAGCTTGTCAGAAGCCCAGACCTACCTGGACAAGGTAGAGAACACTTGCAAGGAATTGGGAAGTGCCTTCCGCTATAGTATGGAGTGTGCTGAGATGGACTGTGAGGAAGGCTGGGCCTTGCTGAAGTGTGGAAGACAGAATTATAAACGAGCCATGGCCTGCTTTGCAAAGGCTTTGGAAGTGGAGCCTGAAAGCCCTGAATACAACATTGGTTATGCTATTGTAGCCTATCGCATGGATTTCAGTGACAATGGTTTTTCTCTGGAACCCCTAAGGAAGGCTGTGAGGTTAAATCCAGATGATCCATACATTAAGATTCTCCTTGCCCTAAAGCTTCAGGACTTGGGAAAACATGCTGAAGCAAGAATGTACATTGAAGAAGCTCAGGCTGTCATCTCTTCCCAGACCTATGTCTTCGGATATATGGCCAAATTTTACCGAAAGGAAGGTTTTCTAGAGAAAGCTCTCCACTTCCTTGCTATGGCCTTGCAGGCAaaaccttcctctgccttcttgcATCATCAGATTGGACTTTGCTACAAGAGACAACTGTTCAAAATAAAGGAAGCTACACACATGCAACCTAGAGGtcaggacagagaaagagcagaCCAATCCATCCGTTTGGCTATGATGCACTTTCAAAAGACATTAGAACTGAAACCCACATTTGAGATAGCTTACGTGAATCTGGCTGAAATGTACATAGAAACTGGCCAATTTGGGAAGGCTGAAGACAATTTTCAGAAAGTGTTGAGCATGAGGAACCTTGATGCTGCCATACAGCAAGACATTCATCTCCGCTATGGTCGTTTCCAACAATTTCAtaggagatcagaagacaaagcGATCACCCACTATATAAAGGGTCTGAAAATAGAAGTCACTTCTTCATATGTCAGAGACAAGCTTCTGGAGGCTTTGTGGAAGCTGGCTGAAAGACGCATTCGCCAGAATGTTCGTGTTGTGGAAAGCATCAGCCTCCTTGGGTTTGTCTATAGACTGAGAGGGGACATGAGTGAGGCTCTGCGGTTCTATGAGAAGGCCCTGAGACTCACTGAAGCATTGAACCCCGAGTTTTGA